The genomic DNA cacagaactcagaacagCACTTTACTCACTAGTTTACCAGTTTGTTATAAAAAGATACAACTCAGGAACGACCAggtggaagagatgcacagggcagGTGTGAGGGAGGGACCCAAAGTTTCCATGCCACCTTCCCCACACGTCTGTGTGTCAGGAACTCAGAAGCTCTCTGAATCCTCACTTAGGGATTctatggaggcttcatcacataggcatgTTCGATTATTAACTCATTTTCCAGCCCCTCTTTCCTCCAGGCTGAGGGGTGAGGCTGAGagttccaagcttctaatcatggcttggtcaTCCAGGAGGCACCACGAGCCACCTCAtcagaacaaaagatgctcctgtGTCCCAAGAAATCCAGGGGGTTAGTATCTGTGTCAGATGCCGCTATCATGAAAGAAATTCCAAGGATTTTTAAGAGCTCTGTCTCAGGAACTGGTGCTGAGACCAACACATACTACTTAGTATTTCACAGGACATGAAACCAAGAAGGTCTAAAACTGCTATTCTAAACATGTCCCtgtggaggaaactgaggccccaacAGGCTAGCACTCAGACAGGAGTCAGTCCGCACTAAAACCTGGATCCTGTGAGTTCTGGTGCCTGCGACACCCTGCTGTGGTCAGAGAGAGGACACTCACTCAGGGTATCTGGGGATGGTGCCCACTGCATCTCAGGGACACCCTGGGCCCCTGACCTGCCATCTGTGGGCAGAGTGATAACTTCCTATAAAATGCAGGTCAAGGGCTCCTCTGTCCTCTAAATTATTGCCCCTGAGAGCTGGTTACAAGGCTCTGAATTCTATTGCGTGAGCTCTATGCTCTGTTTAGGTAGGACAATTCCTGAGTCTTGGTTGCTATTGCAAAAATTAGGAAGTTAAGCATCTCCAAGGAGCTTGAGGCTCTGAGACACTGGACAGCAAGCTTTGCTGGGGATTCAAGGAAGGGCAGGGGCATGCAGCTGGTGCTAGGGAGAGTGGGCACACTTTGGGGGTGGTGACAAGTCCAGTCCCTACCCAGGAGCACCAAGAGTGGGGATGCAGTGAGGAGCCCAGACCCTCATCTCCGGCATGGATTCCAAGGCCTGGCCTTATGAGGCCCACTGATAATAGGCTTGTTTGCATAAAAGCAGGTTCCAGAGAGGAGGACCAGAGGCTGGGTTTTGGCCTAAGTCTCAGAGCTCCAAACCTGGGATTAGGGAGCAAGGGGAAGCTCCCAGCGCTTCATTCAGCCTCCTCTGCTGCAGAGAGGATATTGCCAAGGTTGCCTGTCTGTGAACCCTGAGCAGGGACCCCAGCTCCTTCCCTGGCTCTTCTCCTGACTCTTCTGCCCAAGGTCTTGCTGCCGTCCCTTCCCATGCACTTGCCCCAGGTTCGAGCTGGACTGTACCATTTGCTCTTTCCTTTCGTGATTTTCCCAGTGTCATCTCTCTGCTCTTCCTGTAGCCGCTCTGCTCGGAGTGTCCCCCCAGCCATAACCCTGCCCCTGACTTCTGTTCCAAATCTTGTCCACCCTTCCTGGCTGGACAAGGATTCTCCTGCTATTAGTTTTCTGTTGCACTGTAACAAAGTCCCGTTAATTTgagggcttaaaacaacacaaacttaTCCTGTAAgttagttctgtaggtcagaagtccaacgCAGGTGCAATgaactaaaatcaaggtgtcggcGGGGCTGTTTCTTTGGCAACTCGAGAGGACAGTCCGCTTGCCGTTACCGCCCTCTGCGTTTCTTGGCTCACGGCCCCTTCCTCCGTCTGCAATCTCTATGACTCTGCTTCCGCTGTCACATCTCTTTTTTTGATCATAGCcaggaaaggttttcctctggTTAGATAATCCAGGCTACTCTCCCGTCCCAAGGGTCTTCATTTAATTACACTGGCAAAGTCCTTTTTGTCACGGAAggaaacatattcacaggttccagggagtaGGATGTGgacatttgggggtggggggcgttattcctccagccacactggcccagGTCAAGGAGTCCTCACTGCCTTGGCCTCTCCTCTACCATCTGGGCTCCCCTCGCCCTCAGGCTAGGTCTCCCAAGGCCTCTGCAGGTCTCCTCCACCCCCACATAGCTCTTAGCACCATGGATTATAGTTGCTTATTAATTTGTCTTTTTCCTGCAATAAACTTCAAAAGTTCCACGAGAGCAGGGCCAGGGTTTATCCTGTTTACTGATACATCCCCAGCaactagcacagtgtctggcgcATAGGGCACAGAAATATTTTGAGGGGGAAAATTCTTCTGTGATACATCACTTTCCATTTTAACTTACATTCTGGCCATAGCGTTTCTCCTCTGCAAGACTGCAGGCCCACCTTTGGAGATATTGCAGGCTTGGGTCCAGAGCACTGCTGGAGAGACAGTCATGACCCTCCATGCACACAGACGTTACGTCTGTGAAGCGTGAAATAGCAATTATCTCTGAAGAAAAATCTATGTacacaccttaatttaaaaatacttgctgCTAAAAGAAGGTAACCATCATCTAAGCTCTCAGGACATCATCTTTATGCAGGTGGCAGTGAAGGGTTTTGCGTCGGTGACTGCTCAGGGTAGGGGTTGCTGAAGTCTGGGGTGACTgcagcaatttcttaaaataagacaacaacgAAGTTCGCTGCAGCCATGGACTCTTCACGGAGAATTTCTCTGTAGCAgcgatgctgtttgatagcattatTACCCACAGCAGAGCTTCTTCCAGAATGGGAGTCAGTGTTCTCACACCCTGCTGCTGCTCTATCAACCCGATTTATGAAATAGTCTAAATCCTTGGTTGTCAAgtatcttcacagcatcttcaccaggagtaggttTCATCTCAAGGAGCCACGTTGTTTGTTCATCTGTAAGAAGCTACAGCTCATCCACTGCAGTTTGATCAGGACGCTGCAGTAATTCAGTCACAGccccaggctccacttctaaccCCAGTTCTCCTGCTGTTTCCACACAGCTGTGGGTGTGCCtcggggagcagggaggccccccgGAGGGGGGGAGAGGCCGGAGCAGCTGGCCGGTGGAGCAGTGAGAGCACACACACCATTCAGAGATTAAGTTTGAGCTAATGTGTGGGTGCAGCTCGTGGTGCCCCAAACCAGCTACAGTAGTAACATCAGGTCACTGGTTAccctaacaaatataataataataatgaaaaatctgAACTATTGCAAGAGTTACCAAAAtggtgacacagagacatgaagtgagcaaacgctgttggaaaaatggtgccagcAGACTTGCTGGACACAGAATTGCCACAAACCACaaaccacaaaccttcaatttgtaaaaaaaaaaaaaaaagtgcagtatCTGTGATGCACAATAAAGGCTCATTGaaatgaggtgtgcctgtatAGAGCAGGGCTCACACGCGGCTTGTCCTGTGTGCTCTGCAGCATCTGGACAGTGGGAGGCACGTATTTGTGGAACTGAACTGAATAAAGAGGTTCCAGCTCATCTCAATGCCCTGGCTCTTAAATACAGGGCACATGGAGGATGTGTGGCAGCGAGGTGCCCTGGGTCAGGTAGGGCTCCTTGGATACGTTTCTGGAAGAGATGTGTTTGGGGCAGAGGTTTGAAAGAGAAGAAGGATAAGGATGGGCAGGGTGGAGGGGCTGATGGCATCCTATGGGAGGACTGTATGAGCAAAGTCAAATCCAGGAGAGCAGGTGGGCAGGAACCGGAGaagaggtggggtgggagagggcagaaaTGGCCACCAGGGCTTGGATGCCAGGCAGAGGGGTCTGGGTTTGATGTGACTGGTGCTACTAGGATTACTGAGCAATAAGCAATGTGCAGAATACAGGATTGGAGGCAGACAGGATGGAAACAGGTGGACAAAGGAAGGGAGTGCATTTCAGGGAGCAGAGGGCTACTGAGGCAGGATGCAGGCTGGTGAGGACAGCTGTCCCTTGGGACATGTAGGTAGACTAGCTGTGGTGACAGGAGAAAGCAGAATCTGACACCACAGATCTGACACCACAGTCTGGGGCCTGAGAAATGCAGGATGTCGGtgtggtgaggaaactgagaggaGAGGCATCGCTTCCATTTGACAGGAGACGGGAGCTTGACGTTGGGTGCCTGTAGCTGGGGTCAGAGGATCATACTTTGGAGGTAACTGAGACTCAGCCCCATGCTTTTGTCCCCATGAAGTTCCCCTGTCCATGTATGAGGTGCACTGGGAAGGAGGGCATTGTCCAGTGCCTGAAACTGCCCATCCGTCGGCAGGCATCCTCTCTCTGCCCCCGCCTGCTCTCCAAAGCAGACATTCTATTCCGACCTCCAGAACGAATTGATATTTCCATGTATAGACCCCTCCCTGCCTTTGTGGCAGCCACTGTTCCAGATGTGCAGAGACTCATTATACAACAGCTCCAAAAGGTAGGTAATACTATTACCATTTTATGGACGTGGAAACAAGTGCCTTCAAAGGACAAGCCAACCACTCAAATTCTTACAACTGCGAAGGGAGAAATCAGGATTCAGGCCCAGTCATGCCAGCTCCAAAGCCCATGGGCTCTGTCACACCATACGGGTGCCTCCTGCCTGCTCCCCACTAGGTGTATTTTAATTCTACTCAATTCCGGTCAGTGGCATCTCCTGAGCGCCCATCAAGTGGAGGGAGCTCCGCCAGGTGGTGAGGATACACAGAGGAGGAAGACTTAAGTAGGAGAGACACACCCAACTGTTTCCGCACCAGAGTGCCTGCCTCAGTCATGGTGCCTGCACCCAGCCCACCTGGTTCCAGCACCAGCCTCAAGTGCGGACCACATCAGGCACCCCCCCCCAAGAAACCCAACATACCGAAGTCGAAAGGGACCGTAGTGTGCAACCAGCTAATTTTAAAGGtaaggaaacaggcccagagagggaggtGTTTTTTCCGGGGTGACACGGATGCTCAGCGGTAGAGCCAGGTGCGAAGCCCACGGGTCCTCACTCTGGTCTGATACCCTAGCCTCAGATGGCTCCTCTGTCCCTCCCAGCCGGCAAGAAGTTCACAACTGCCCCTCAGCAGCCTGGGGCTCCCCCGCACCCCGACTGGCCTTGCACACCCTGCCCCACTCTGCCAGCGCCAGGGCCAGTGCGAGGCTGCGGGGCTGAGCGCACGCCCTGCCCCAGCCAGCCGACCGTCCCACCGCCACCCCCGATTTCCTCCTCCTCAGGGGTGTGGAGGTGTTTGGTGGGGTGGGGCCAGCTAAAGTCCTGGGCAGCAAAGAAGCGGGTCCCTAAATCACATTTCCAGGTTGTCAGGACAAAGCCCTTTAATCTTTTTATCGTTATTGTTATTACGCGCTTACTGTTTATAAAGCGCTTTCCCTTTAAAACAGCAAGATGGGACAAGCTCAGCGCTCTACAAAACCCTGAGTCTTACACCACCACGAGGGGCGAAGCCCTGCATAGGAGTTTTATCGGCCGCACAAAGTTAAGACCCTTCCCGGTTTCTAGCCCGGAAGGCTGACGCTCCCTTTTCTTGTTCGGTCAGGTTGGAGAAATGTGTCCCTCTCCCTTGCGCTGGAGTTTCCACGCCCCGGCGAAGGTGGGCCTTGTTACCATGGCGATAGCGAGACTGGGCTGAGAGGCTGCTCCGACAGCCAATAGAAGCCGGGAGGAGGCGGTGCCAGATGGGTCCTGCGCTGCTGCGGCGAGGCTTGCAGGTTAGCGGACTGGGCGTTTGGGGAGCGGCGCGAGGCCCCGGGGGCCCTGGGTGCGGTGGGCCCTGGCCTAGGCCGTCGGATCAGGGCCCCCAAACTCTGCACGCAGAGTTCTCGTTGGGCCCGAGCGGGCGGGAGCTGCTGGAGGGCTGTGCGGCGCCACGCGGGCGTCTGAGCTGGGCCTTGTCGGAGGAACTCCTGGCCCTCGGCGGCCGCGGCGGTGCCCCCGGAGGCCCCTGTTCTGGGTGCTCCAGGTGGGCAGTGGAGAGCTGGAGACCGGGTAGAAGGAAAGCAGCATTTGGCGAGCGGGTTTAGGAGGCCCTGGAATCTTGGAGCCATTCCCGTGTCCGGGAGAGAAGAGAGGGCTAAGGGGCCGAGAGTGCTGGCTATGGTGTGGCCACTTCCGTTCCCCGACGTAATATCTCTTTTCCAGGTGTCTGGTCTTGCTGGCTCCCCAGGCCCTGTAAGCATGAAGCTTCTGTGTTTGGTGGCCGTTGTGGGGTGTTTGCTGGTTCCCCCAGCGCAAGGCAACAAGGTGAGGGAGGTGAGCCGGCCGCTCCGGGTGCACGACCAccctgcgcgcagacagggcttcccCAGACGCAGGTGCTTTTCCGCCCTGCCCCTCACCCGTAGGCCAGGTGTTTCCCTCTGGTGCAGACCTCCATCAAGGTAGAGTGAGGGGAGAGGGgtgaggcccagggcccaggttcTGGATTAGACACCCCCCGGTAGGATTCCCACAAGGGCTTCTGTTTAGGGAAGCCGTCTAAGTTCTCCGTACACCTTCCTTGCTCCTGGGTGGAACAGGGATGGTTGTAATGCCTACTGCTCCCCTTCGGGGGAATCGAGTGATACATGCTCCTAAATGTGAAGTCCTGCACAGATGGAAGTTTGTTATTGAGGGTGACCAGCCTAAGTGCTGGGACTTAGGTTCTTTAGGGGTGAATGATTCAGGGCGGGTTTAGTGTAGGTATGTGGAATTTTTGGTTCTGACTTGGTATCACCAAGGCTTTGAAGTAAGACAGTCTGAGGGTTTGATTCCACACCCTCTGGGGAATTCCTGATTGGAGTGAAAATATTTGTGGTGCTGCCTCTTACCCATTCCAGAGAGGAAGAACTTTTTAAGGGTTGCTTGACTATTCCCATAGAAGTGATCCATATTTCTCATTCACCCCTGCCCTTTTCCTTCCCCCAGTCCTAATTTGGGAAGTCGGAGATGGAATGGGGGGAAGAGGCTACCCACCAAGAGTGCTAGACAGAGGTGCACACAGTGGTGTGGGCTCAGGGCGGAGGACTGTCACCTTGTCCTGGCCCTGCCTTGAGCAGGTACTAGGCTCTGTTGTAACCCTATAGCATCCTTCCTGCAGAAGTCATTTCTGGATGGgcttgggggtggggacaggtcaAGAGCATTCATATAGTCACCCTAGGGTGCAGGGAACTGAAAGTTGAGAGTCTTGCTAGAACCTGAACTCAGGGGCCCTGCCTACCTGATACGTGCTTTCTCTTCCAGAGTTCTGAAGATATTCGGTGCAAATGCATCTGCCCACCATATAGGAATATCAGTGGGCACATTTACAACCAGAATGTGTCACAGAAGGACTGGTAAGGCTTTGCACTGGCTGGCTCATGCCAGCCCCGCCTAGTCAGGAGTGTTTCTAGGGTTCTTGGACCCTGGAGGGTAAGCTTGCTCTCCCATTCTGATGGAGAGCCTTACAAAAGGAATATTTCACCCATGGCACACAACCAGTTAGAAATAGGACCCAAGTGTCTTGAATTCTAGCTGAGGGATTCCTGGTCAGAGGAGTGGATTTTCTTGTTCTGCTTTGATTTAGATGTTTACATAAAATAGTAGCAGAGATATTGGGAGAGGTAGGTATTATAGCCACATACTGTGGGACCTTCCACATACTTTTTCAAAGTTCTGTCATATGTGTTATCCTAAACCAGGATCATAATGACCTTCTAAGGTAGTAGATGGGGTAAGTCCTGTTCCCGTTTTGTAAATgcagagactgaggcccagaaagagaATTTAAATTATACTCCTGGAGTctggaattcatttctgagtgCCGCActttaaaagaagagaattaatttaaaaattcattgagaGAAAGGAAGCTTCCTTGTGAAGAGAAGCTTTGACACTTTGTTCTGGATGGGGTGGTTTAAGGGACTAGAGGTGGCCTGAGGAGGAGAGGACTTGGGGACACACAGTGGCTGGCGAAGACTGGGAGGAGGGCGGCATGCGGGGGGCTCGTGGGGATCATTTTGGTGCGCTTTTTGGAAGCCAATGGAACGGCTTTAAGGGGAGCTTGTGAGTTCAGGGAGCATTTCTGATCCAGGCTGTTTGGGGGGCTGGGGAGTGCTGTCCTGGGTGGGTCTGAGCCCAGAAGGGGGGGTTCCTGGATGAGGACGCCAGAGACGGGACTGGCACCCCACCGGCAGCGTGGGGTCCAGGCCAGTGTTGCCTCTACTTGGTTGTGCATTAGGATTGTCATGTGGGCTTGAGAAAATACAGATTCCCAGCACCTCCTGCCCCCAAGCCGCCCCCACAGCTTCACTGAGACACATTAGACGTGTTatgttgtgtaagtttaaggtctACGACATGCCAGCTTGATGTACATACGTGCTGTGGGGTGATTACCACCATGAGGACTGTTAAAGCCTCCTGTCACCTCACACAGTTACCTTCAGTGTGTGCGGTGAGAACATTTAAATCTCCTCTCTTGGCGACTTTCAGGTATACAatagtaaatatgtaaataaatagtaaatatgggggtggggggaagacagCAATAGCCTTTTCTTTAAGTTTCTGGGTGATTGTGATGCAGTTGGTCCCCAGCAGCATTTGGGAACTTTGAGCCTCTCTGCTTCTGAGGTACTCTGAGTGCTTGATTTTCTGAGATACTCTCTTGCCCTCCCACCTTCATGTCCTCTGGCCAGTCCTTGGAGTCTTTGGTATGACTGATCCCCAGAAAGGTTCTGGGGATCCTCAGGAGAGGAAGAGCATGTTGGGGTCTCACTGATAGTCAGGAGGGCCAGGGACACGGAATGTCTCAGCTCCCTATTTACTGTTCCCCTAACAGCATCGTCACCTGAGTAACCGGATCCCAGTTTGAAGAACTCAGGTGGGCCCCTCCCAGCTGCCCCAGGAACCCCGTCTCGGCCTTGCGGGGAATCCACATACCCAGTGGAGCACCGGAGCCACCTTCCGAACCCAGGAACCCCTGTGGCTCAGAAAGGGAGGGATCTGGCCCCCAGCAGGCTTGTTAGGACTTCCTGGAGAAGGGAAGGTCCCAGGAGTGATGACCGAGCGTCTTGTGGGAACCTGGCCTGGCCGTCAGCTCCTCCCAGAGGCAGCAGTGTGCAGGGTCCGAGAGGGGTGCGTTTGGTTCCAACAGGGGAAGACCCGTTCGTGCAGCAGGGGGTAATGTGTTGAAGTTGCTACCCAGAGATGGAATTGCAGTCGTCAGAGGTTTACATACTGTAATATATGCCACTTACTGGATTTTTTAAGGGAAACAGGCTTTCAGAGAACACGGCATTTTTTTCAACCCCTTGTCTTCACATTGCACACCACTGATGCTTCTGCCAGAAACCCAGCCTGGGTCTAAGGACCCCGGGATAGCTCACGACTGGCCTGATTGTTTTCAGGAAACTGTGCTGGACTCTTGCAGGATTCTTGTGAGAGCTGGAAGGGCCTTAAAGGCCATCTGGTACAACCCCTACATCTCACAGAGTTGAAGACGGGCCCAGGGCACTGGACActcagcagcagagccaggaagcCCAGCCCAGGCTGTCCAGTGCACGCAATGCCTGGTTCGCCTGTGCGAACCTCTGAGGTTTTGGTTGATTTCTGCCAGTGACAGTGATAAAGGCGCGTTCTGCAGTGTCATTTGCTCACTCCCTGTGGCCTGTGAAAGCCTGAtctgaggaaggctggcatcaGGATCCCCAGTTAACTGAGCACCGGCCCAGGCCCCACTCTGGCTGAGTGTCAGGTGTGAAGACATTGAGGCCGAGGATTTGGGTTTGGGTTTGGGTCCTCCCCGTGACGGGGATGTGATTTTGCCACTCTGACCCATTTCCCCATGTAAGTGTGTGGCCTGTGGTCTGTATTCCACCTGACCTGGGAGCACCAGTAGGTAAAGGTGGGCTGAGTGGGCTTGGAACGTGTGATTCATTTGGCAGTTGCTTGTTTCCTGAGCCCTGCTCTGACCCACGCTGTGCTAGGCATCAGGACCACAGAGCTgacccctgccctccaggagcttaGCATCCGGGGGAGACATACAGGTAAGGGTACGATGAAGGCGCGGTGCCGCTAGTGCTGCGCAGAGAGGTGCACGGGGAAGCCGGCTGCTGTAGGGAGAGGCAGACCTTTGAGCTGAGTCTTGAAGAATGTGTAGGATTCAGTGGCGAAGCCGTGTCTTCCTGGCAGAGGGTGTGAGCTGTGTCAAGGAAGGGAGTGTGGCCCCCTCAGAGAACAGTCCAGAAGATCAGCGCAGGCGGgcggggggtgggagggagtTGGGTGAGGAGCAGCAGGGATGGGGCTGGCCAGGCGGGCACCCCGGGCTGAGGTGCCAGGGCGCACAGGCTCATCCTCGCCCCAGAGGCTCATGGAGGCAGTGACCAGCTTTAAGCTGGGAGAGGCCCGAGTTCCATTTGGATCAGACCACCCGCCTGCGGGGGAAGGCAGCATTGGGACAGGGACAGACAGGGTGCAGAGAGCAGGGGGCGCAGGGACCACTGTCTGAGGAAAAGGGGAGGATGGCCGCAGTGGGGCCACAGCTGGAGAGGACGGAGATGGTGGGTTTTAGAAATGTTCAAGAAGGTAGAAGCAGTGGCTTTTGGTGGATTGATAGGCGAGAGGAGGGGATTCACAGCTGATCCCAGGCTTGAAGCCGCCAGAAGAGCTGCTCTCTGCCAGTGGGAGCTCAGAGCCGGGTGCGGGTTTgtaggctgggagctgggggcagagggCGCGACTGGCTGGCTGTGCGTTGTGGTCCCTACAGACGCGCACTCGGTGGATCCTGCAGGCAGCCGGACGTAGAGTGGAGGAGAGAGGCCCTGACTGGAGGAGATTCTAGTCCAAGAGTCTGATCGGAGGCCCATCAGCTTCTAGGTTAAAGTCTCTGGGATGGAAGCCTGCCCAGAGCAAGCACAGAATGGGACCAGGCAGCCAAGGGCCGAGCTCTGGGGACTTGGACACTTTTGGTGCCGGCACTGTAGGTACAGTTTGGAGAGCTGGACAGGGGCAGGACCGGGGCTAGGAAAGGGCTTTCTAACCCCTCCTCCCCGACAGCACTCTCTCCTGGGCCCAGCCACCCCAGTCCCCGCCCATGTCTGTCTGTTGCAGCAACTGCCTGCATGTGGTGGAGCCCATGCCAGTGCCCGGCCACGACGTGGAGGCCTACTGCCTGCTGTGCGAGTGCCAGTATGAGGAGCGCAGCACCACCACCATCAAGGTAGCCCCGCTGCGGTCCCCACGCCCCCTGCACCCCACCGCCATCCTTGGCTGCCCGACGCCACGGGCTTTGCTTGTTGTGGAACAGCCCAAGTGGCTGTGGGACTGGCCTGTAGGCTGGTGCGGTCACAGGCACAAGGCCCCACACCCCCCACCTTCTGGGAGCCAGTGTCCCCTGACACCTGTCAGAGCCCCATCACACAGGGGCAGGGAACCGGGAGAGGTGCTTGATgctccttttttcccccctcattCTTCCCagttt from Manis pentadactyla isolate mManPen7 chromosome 9, mManPen7.hap1, whole genome shotgun sequence includes the following:
- the TMEM9 gene encoding proton-transporting V-type ATPase complex assembly regulator TMEM9 isoform X2; the protein is MGPALLRRGLQVSGLAGSPGPVSMKLLCLVAVVGCLLVPPAQGNKSSEDIRCKCICPPYRNISGHIYNQNVSQKDCNCLHVVEPMPVPGHDVEAYCLLCECQYEERSTTTIKVIVVIYLSVVGALLLYMAFLMLVDPLIRKPDAYTEQLHNEEENEDARPVATAAAPLGGPRANTVLERVEGAQQRWKLQVQEQRKTVFDRHKMLS
- the TMEM9 gene encoding proton-transporting V-type ATPase complex assembly regulator TMEM9 isoform X1, coding for MGPALLRRGLQVSGLAGSPGPVSMKLLCLVAVVGCLLVPPAQGNKVRESSEDIRCKCICPPYRNISGHIYNQNVSQKDCNCLHVVEPMPVPGHDVEAYCLLCECQYEERSTTTIKVIVVIYLSVVGALLLYMAFLMLVDPLIRKPDAYTEQLHNEEENEDARPVATAAAPLGGPRANTVLERVEGAQQRWKLQVQEQRKTVFDRHKMLS
- the TMEM9 gene encoding proton-transporting V-type ATPase complex assembly regulator TMEM9 isoform X5, whose protein sequence is MGPALLRRGLQVSGLAGSPGPVSMKLLCLVAVVGCLLVPPAQGNKVRESSEDIRCKCICPPYRNISGHIYNQNVSQKDCNCLHVVEPMPVPGHDVEAYCLLCECQYEERSTTTIKLLRAFRRDVVAVATTGRVRTGALPSPLARTPARCSGDVPTGASPGRPVLLSQALLTHF